Proteins co-encoded in one Armatimonadota bacterium genomic window:
- a CDS encoding sugar transferase, protein MLGLLLLDSVAVAVALAAAQWLASDQDGSWAGVLPLLVGVPVAVAVFGLHRLYVLDELFEGPTEYGRVIYGCTVSTLGLIVLGFWTQPASVVSSRELAALAWVLLILAVGVARFLLRRVVRTIRRRGGLTSRAIVVGAGAAGLSLARHFADLKHAGVRIVGFVDDFLPVGTPVVDGLKVLGPPSSLARVVEETGAHEVIVVPAAMAWESFRELSHSGLNLNGTAIRVLPAVRDVVAANVKVHERGFLPFLTLERFRISGVDAVLKGAMDYALALGALPVVLPVVGLAATALLVTGVRPFRVVRMVGRGGTTFRAVFLDTGWPGGVQNAVQRLLYRLGLDRLPLVLHVLRGQMSVVGPRPIPVARRAVYESWMPDLLLVKPGLTGMWALWDEPVSIDDEMRATLFYVRNYTIWLDLELLVRSVLRLVGGRWAHPAMEGGAARGRVAVH, encoded by the coding sequence GTGCTGGGGCTGTTGTTGCTGGACAGCGTAGCGGTGGCCGTGGCGTTGGCGGCCGCGCAGTGGCTTGCGTCGGATCAGGATGGTAGCTGGGCTGGGGTGCTGCCGTTGCTGGTGGGCGTCCCCGTTGCCGTTGCGGTGTTTGGCCTGCACAGGCTCTACGTGCTCGACGAGTTGTTTGAGGGCCCAACGGAATACGGACGTGTCATCTACGGGTGTACGGTCAGTACCCTCGGGCTCATCGTCTTGGGGTTCTGGACCCAGCCGGCCAGCGTGGTGTCCTCACGCGAGCTTGCGGCGCTGGCGTGGGTACTGTTGATTCTGGCGGTGGGGGTTGCGCGTTTTCTGCTGCGGCGGGTCGTGCGAACGATCCGCCGGCGCGGCGGCCTGACGTCGCGCGCGATCGTTGTAGGCGCTGGTGCCGCGGGGCTCTCCCTGGCACGACACTTTGCCGACCTCAAACACGCCGGTGTGAGGATCGTGGGGTTCGTCGATGATTTCTTGCCCGTGGGCACCCCTGTGGTGGACGGATTGAAGGTCCTTGGCCCGCCCAGCTCGTTGGCGCGGGTGGTGGAGGAGACCGGTGCTCATGAGGTGATTGTGGTCCCTGCCGCGATGGCATGGGAAAGCTTTCGGGAGTTGTCTCACAGCGGCTTGAACCTCAACGGCACGGCGATTCGTGTGCTACCGGCCGTGCGCGATGTGGTGGCGGCCAACGTCAAGGTGCATGAGCGCGGGTTTCTGCCCTTCCTGACGTTGGAGCGCTTTCGGATTTCCGGCGTGGATGCCGTGTTGAAGGGCGCGATGGACTATGCCCTGGCCCTTGGCGCGCTGCCCGTGGTGCTGCCAGTCGTAGGCCTTGCGGCAACAGCGCTGTTGGTGACCGGCGTCCGACCGTTTCGGGTCGTTCGCATGGTCGGCCGAGGGGGCACGACGTTCCGGGCTGTCTTCCTGGACACAGGCTGGCCTGGCGGTGTGCAGAACGCCGTGCAGCGGTTGCTGTACCGTCTGGGGCTGGACAGGCTTCCGCTGGTGCTGCACGTCCTTCGTGGCCAGATGAGCGTCGTGGGGCCCCGCCCAATTCCCGTCGCGCGGCGGGCAGTCTACGAGTCGTGGATGCCGGACCTGCTGCTGGTAAAGCCCGGACTTACCGGCATGTGGGCGTTGTGGGACGAGCCTGTTTCGATCGACGACGAGATGCGCGCAACTTTGTTCTACGTCCGCAACTACACGATTTGGCTGGATCTTGAACTGCTGGTGCGCTCTGTGTTGCGTCTCGTGGGTGGTCGCTGGGCGCACCCGGCGATGGAGGGGGGTGCGGCACGTGGGCGTGTCGCAGTACATTAG
- a CDS encoding CpsD/CapB family tyrosine-protein kinase has translation MVTKPAELFTTYGEDSPFAEAYRILRVNMLQTNKDLWSLGVTGVQPKHGSSTTAANLGLVMVETAQRVVLVDADLYKPSLHRVFDVPNDVGLSTVLQRHANLQPALRPVSGIRGLRVLPAGPKPKTPMSILQPEGVRQLLIQLRSEADFVIFDLPSVAAVAYTSLIASALDGLLLVVKAGAAPVDVNSMIRRRLHGVNVIGVVLNNVPVTGSELASYSYYGRLKR, from the coding sequence ATGGTGACTAAACCTGCCGAGCTGTTCACGACCTACGGCGAAGATTCGCCGTTCGCGGAGGCCTATCGTATTTTGCGAGTCAACATGCTGCAAACCAACAAGGACCTGTGGTCTCTGGGCGTGACCGGAGTGCAGCCGAAGCACGGCAGCTCCACCACCGCGGCGAACCTAGGCTTGGTCATGGTGGAAACTGCGCAGCGGGTGGTCCTGGTGGATGCCGACCTGTATAAGCCGTCGCTCCACCGGGTGTTCGACGTCCCGAACGACGTCGGATTGTCTACGGTGTTGCAGCGGCACGCGAACTTGCAACCGGCCCTGCGGCCCGTAAGCGGGATCCGCGGGCTGCGGGTGCTGCCTGCGGGACCGAAGCCGAAGACCCCGATGTCGATACTACAACCCGAGGGCGTCAGGCAACTGCTAATCCAGCTGCGTTCTGAAGCGGATTTCGTGATCTTCGATCTGCCGTCCGTCGCGGCTGTGGCGTACACGTCGTTGATCGCGTCCGCTCTCGACGGGCTGCTGCTGGTGGTCAAGGCTGGCGCGGCCCCAGTGGACGTCAACTCAATGATCAGGCGGCGGCTCCACGGTGTCAATGTCATCGGGGTGGTACTGAACAACGTTCCAGTGACCGGCAGCGAGCTAGCATCCTACAGCTACTATGGGCGCTTGAAGCGTTGA
- a CDS encoding GHMP kinase yields MLIARAPVRISFAGGGTDFEDYYARFGGLVVSATIDKYIYVFLTVNRGESIQIMSSDYRTFHRQRAEENMLWDGDLALPRAVLNHFNIREGFSMFLASQVPPGTGLGSSSAVTVAVLKGVSGALGLQLSKRQVAELACFIEIEKLGMPIGKQDQFAAAYGGVNAITFERDGVTVEPLALRSDTLEALEREILLFYTGVAREAARVLDAQRRAIAADDAAVLTSLHAIKAAAVEMRRYLLAGDLGGVGELLHASWEQKKRLAPGISNARIDEYYETARAHGAIGGKIAGAGGGGFLMLYCPLRRVGRVTDALERLGLRRMDFAMDRDGARILVNNTLPLAAARYA; encoded by the coding sequence ATGCTGATCGCTCGCGCCCCCGTGCGGATCAGCTTCGCCGGGGGCGGTACTGACTTCGAGGACTATTATGCGCGTTTCGGTGGTCTCGTCGTGAGCGCGACCATCGACAAGTATATCTACGTGTTCCTTACCGTGAACAGGGGCGAGAGTATCCAAATCATGTCGTCGGACTACCGAACGTTCCACCGGCAGAGAGCCGAAGAGAACATGCTCTGGGACGGCGACCTGGCGCTCCCGCGCGCTGTGCTGAACCATTTCAATATCCGCGAAGGGTTCTCGATGTTCCTTGCATCTCAGGTGCCGCCCGGGACCGGACTCGGGTCGTCGAGCGCAGTCACCGTGGCGGTCCTGAAGGGGGTCAGTGGTGCGCTGGGGCTGCAGCTGTCCAAGCGGCAGGTTGCGGAGCTAGCGTGTTTTATCGAAATCGAGAAGCTCGGAATGCCGATCGGCAAGCAGGACCAGTTTGCGGCAGCCTATGGCGGTGTCAACGCTATTACGTTCGAACGCGACGGCGTCACCGTGGAGCCACTGGCCTTGCGTTCCGACACGTTGGAGGCGTTGGAGCGGGAGATTCTCCTCTTCTATACCGGGGTTGCGCGCGAAGCCGCGAGAGTGCTCGACGCGCAGCGACGCGCGATCGCGGCGGACGACGCGGCGGTGCTGACGTCGTTGCACGCCATCAAGGCCGCAGCGGTGGAGATGCGACGCTACCTTCTTGCAGGCGATTTGGGCGGCGTGGGCGAGTTGCTGCATGCTTCGTGGGAACAGAAGAAGCGACTGGCGCCGGGGATCTCGAACGCGCGCATCGACGAATACTACGAAACGGCGCGGGCGCACGGCGCCATCGGAGGGAAGATCGCGGGAGCAGGCGGCGGCGGGTTTCTGATGCTCTATTGCCCGCTGCGTCGCGTGGGCAGGGTGACGGACGCCCTCGAGAGGTTAGGGCTGCGCCGTATGGACTTCGCCATGGATCGGGACGGCGCGCGAATTCTGGTGAACAATACGCTTCCGTTGGCAGCGGCGCGGTATGCGTAG
- the rfbF gene encoding glucose-1-phosphate cytidylyltransferase, which yields MKAVILAGGFGSRLSEETASRPKPAVEIGGKPILWHIMNIYSAHGVNEFVIALGYKAEIIKQYFLSFYALNNDISVDLETGSVVVHNGYTQPKWKVHLVDTGLYTQTGGRLKRLRPWLDDGQTFMFTYGDGVADIDISALLAFHRSHGKLATVTTVRSPERFGRIAFEGDRVVEFYEKPERSEGWINGGYFVLEPAAIDYVDGDETVWERDAVPRLARDGQLMGYRHHGFWSCMDTLKEKNMLEELWASGKAPWKIWP from the coding sequence GTGAAGGCGGTCATCCTGGCTGGAGGGTTCGGTTCGCGGCTCTCGGAGGAGACGGCGTCTCGCCCGAAGCCCGCGGTGGAGATCGGCGGCAAGCCGATCCTCTGGCACATTATGAACATCTACTCCGCGCACGGCGTGAACGAGTTCGTCATCGCGTTGGGCTACAAGGCGGAGATCATCAAACAGTATTTTTTGAGTTTCTACGCCCTCAACAACGATATCTCCGTAGACCTGGAGACCGGCAGCGTCGTTGTCCACAACGGGTACACGCAGCCGAAGTGGAAAGTGCATCTGGTGGACACCGGCTTGTACACCCAGACGGGTGGTCGGTTGAAGCGGCTGCGGCCCTGGCTCGATGACGGCCAGACCTTCATGTTTACCTATGGCGATGGGGTGGCCGATATCGACATCAGCGCGCTGCTCGCGTTTCACCGCTCGCACGGGAAACTGGCGACGGTGACGACCGTACGTTCGCCGGAGCGGTTCGGGAGGATCGCTTTTGAGGGCGACCGGGTCGTGGAGTTCTACGAGAAGCCCGAGCGGAGCGAAGGGTGGATCAACGGAGGATACTTCGTCCTGGAGCCGGCCGCCATCGACTACGTGGACGGTGACGAGACCGTGTGGGAACGGGACGCGGTGCCGCGTCTCGCGCGCGACGGGCAGTTGATGGGCTATCGGCATCATGGGTTTTGGTCGTGTATGGACACGCTAAAGGAAAAGAACATGTTGGAGGAGTTGTGGGCAAGCGGCAAGGCGCCGTGGAAGATCTGGCCTTGA
- a CDS encoding GNVR domain-containing protein, whose amino-acid sequence MELRQYYEIMRKRAWMIAVLVAVTVAAVVVQTRGLRPLYRAEASLLVTPRIVAPTAYEDPNLAPLSGVFRETVLRNVSLMITSRTVLRRVAEQVGTTPRIRVTQVRGSDFLIISAVDEQPERAARTANAVAREFERFYGEVNRADAARTRRFIEEQLEQSRKRLAAAERALLGFKSRTRFVGSSEEISRRVQRVFDLQAAHDGALLDERLARTRADAIRAQLNARNDGRLAAVSIATNPVVVQVRDHLTNLELELAGLRNVYTDEHPRVQAVVARIADAQRRLRLEAERAVRDQSLGISPLREQFLREMLGADIDAVVARARATATARLLRETEAALVGVPQNEMTLGRLQRDVRVAETTYIRLAGLHQEAVIRESRAQSSAQAVIAIVDGATVPTEPESAQLPVKVGLAGFVGLLLGAALAVLAESVDNKIRTTHEAEGAFGVPVLTAVPVMSNSTYRYLTVAPSLSSFILPVLVVLALVAVGAAFVARVQAGALSFGWQLVYGSVTAAGDHVVRLGQGILHSLSTVL is encoded by the coding sequence ATGGAGCTACGGCAGTACTACGAAATCATGAGGAAGCGGGCATGGATGATTGCCGTCCTGGTGGCTGTGACCGTGGCTGCGGTCGTGGTGCAGACACGTGGGTTGCGCCCACTGTACCGGGCCGAGGCTAGCCTTCTCGTCACCCCACGCATCGTCGCCCCCACGGCATACGAAGATCCCAACCTTGCGCCCCTGTCTGGGGTCTTCCGTGAGACGGTGCTTCGGAACGTGAGCCTGATGATCACAAGTAGGACGGTGCTGCGACGGGTGGCCGAGCAGGTGGGCACGACACCCCGCATCCGCGTGACGCAGGTGCGCGGCAGTGATTTCTTGATCATTAGCGCGGTGGACGAGCAACCCGAGCGAGCGGCGCGAACTGCCAACGCAGTGGCGCGAGAGTTCGAGCGGTTCTACGGCGAGGTCAACCGCGCCGATGCCGCACGCACCCGACGGTTCATCGAAGAGCAGCTCGAGCAGTCGCGCAAGCGGTTGGCCGCGGCGGAGCGAGCCCTCTTGGGGTTCAAGTCGAGGACGCGGTTCGTGGGGTCTTCTGAGGAGATCTCCCGGAGAGTCCAGCGGGTCTTTGACCTGCAGGCTGCGCACGATGGGGCGCTGCTGGACGAGAGGTTAGCCAGGACACGCGCCGATGCGATTCGGGCCCAACTCAACGCGCGCAACGACGGGCGACTGGCGGCGGTGTCCATCGCGACGAACCCAGTGGTGGTGCAGGTGCGCGATCACCTGACGAACCTGGAGCTGGAGTTGGCAGGGTTGCGAAACGTGTACACCGATGAGCACCCGCGGGTGCAGGCGGTGGTCGCGCGCATAGCCGATGCACAGCGGCGCCTTCGGTTGGAGGCGGAGCGGGCAGTACGCGATCAGTCGTTGGGTATTAGCCCGCTACGCGAGCAGTTTCTGCGGGAGATGCTTGGCGCTGACATCGATGCCGTGGTGGCGCGAGCGCGCGCAACAGCAACGGCACGGCTGCTGCGCGAGACGGAGGCGGCGCTGGTTGGTGTCCCGCAGAACGAGATGACGCTCGGGCGCCTGCAGCGCGACGTGCGCGTCGCGGAGACCACCTACATCCGCTTGGCCGGTCTGCATCAGGAGGCAGTGATCCGTGAGAGCCGAGCACAGTCGTCTGCGCAGGCGGTCATTGCCATCGTCGATGGAGCCACTGTTCCGACCGAGCCCGAGTCGGCGCAGCTGCCAGTCAAGGTTGGATTGGCAGGCTTCGTGGGGCTGCTCCTGGGTGCCGCCCTCGCGGTCTTGGCGGAGAGTGTGGACAACAAGATTCGTACTACCCATGAGGCCGAAGGCGCCTTCGGCGTGCCGGTGCTGACTGCCGTGCCCGTCATGAGCAACAGCACGTATCGATACCTGACGGTGGCGCCCAGCCTCAGCAGTTTCATCCTGCCGGTACTGGTAGTCCTTGCGCTGGTCGCGGTTGGCGCAGCGTTCGTTGCGCGGGTTCAGGCCGGTGCATTGAGCTTCGGATGGCAGCTGGTCTATGGCTCGGTGACGGCCGCGGGAGATCATGTCGTGCGGCTGGGACAGGGGATCTTGCACTCGTTGTCCACCGTTCTTTGA
- a CDS encoding SDR family oxidoreductase produces the protein MRVFVTGLQGYIGTVLGATLRSRGHVVAGADTGFYRERLLYDDGAGVAPYLACDVRELEPQDLVGYDAVVHLAELSNDPVGYLNPAVTYEINYRGSVRLARLCKQAGVPRFVYSSSCSVYGRGSEDYRVEESALDPRTPYAVCKVLVEQELLRMADDEFSPTVLRNATAYGASPAMRFDLVLNNLAGWAWTTGEIRMTSNGSPWRPVVHVRDIAEAVACVLDAPRAVVHRQIFNVGQTQENYRVAEIAEIVAQVFPGCRVSLGQTDSDERSYRVSFEKIHAVLPGFRCQHDVRAGAHELRALFERVQLTRAVFEMPTFTRVKCLQRLITGGQVDEALFWRHRRRALEESGCGLETPVGNARSVAYRPGPGLVS, from the coding sequence ATGCGGGTGTTTGTGACGGGGTTGCAGGGCTACATCGGTACCGTGCTCGGAGCGACCCTGCGGAGCCGGGGGCACGTCGTCGCGGGAGCTGATACCGGCTTCTACCGCGAGCGACTGCTCTACGATGACGGTGCCGGGGTCGCGCCATACCTGGCATGTGACGTTCGAGAGCTGGAGCCCCAAGACCTCGTCGGCTACGACGCGGTGGTGCATCTGGCCGAGCTATCGAACGATCCGGTGGGGTACTTGAACCCGGCCGTCACCTACGAGATCAACTACCGTGGCTCGGTCCGGTTGGCCCGGTTGTGCAAGCAGGCGGGAGTGCCGCGGTTCGTCTACAGCTCCTCGTGCAGCGTGTACGGCAGAGGTTCGGAGGACTACCGCGTCGAGGAATCGGCTCTCGATCCCCGGACGCCGTACGCGGTGTGCAAGGTGCTCGTCGAGCAAGAACTGCTGCGCATGGCCGACGACGAGTTTTCCCCCACAGTTCTGCGCAACGCGACGGCCTACGGCGCATCACCCGCGATGCGATTCGACCTGGTGTTGAACAACCTCGCCGGGTGGGCGTGGACCACTGGCGAGATCCGCATGACCAGTAACGGGAGCCCGTGGCGTCCGGTAGTCCACGTACGGGACATCGCCGAGGCCGTCGCCTGCGTGCTGGACGCGCCGCGCGCCGTCGTCCACCGCCAGATCTTCAACGTGGGACAGACGCAGGAGAACTACCGTGTGGCTGAGATCGCCGAGATCGTCGCCCAGGTGTTTCCCGGATGCCGGGTGTCGCTGGGGCAGACCGATAGCGATGAGCGGAGTTATCGGGTGTCATTCGAGAAGATTCACGCCGTGTTGCCCGGGTTTCGATGCCAGCATGATGTCCGAGCGGGTGCGCACGAGCTGCGGGCGCTGTTCGAGCGCGTGCAGTTGACGCGGGCAGTGTTCGAGATGCCGACGTTCACACGCGTGAAGTGCCTGCAGAGGTTGATCACCGGTGGCCAGGTCGACGAGGCGCTCTTTTGGCGACATCGTCGCCGGGCACTGGAGGAGTCAGGGTGTGGGCTTGAGACACCTGTTGGGAACGCGCGTTCGGTGGCTTATCGGCCGGGGCCAGGACTGGTTTCGTGA
- a CDS encoding SIS domain-containing protein, with protein MGVSQYISDLRSALAAVSAEALMRVEEVLLRAWREQRLVFIAGNGGSAATASHWANDLNKGTAVPGQPRFRAVALTDSVPLMTAWANDVAYDSIFVEQLANLCRPGDLLVVISGSGNSPNIVAAARWAREHGATVVGLTGGTGGQLRGLVDHCVLAPTHRMEQIEDVHLVVAHALCVALRARIAAMTPVATLER; from the coding sequence GTGGGCGTGTCGCAGTACATTAGCGACCTGCGAAGCGCCCTGGCCGCGGTGTCGGCGGAGGCGCTGATGCGCGTCGAGGAGGTCTTGCTGCGTGCCTGGCGGGAGCAGCGGCTGGTTTTCATCGCAGGCAACGGTGGGAGCGCCGCCACTGCATCGCACTGGGCCAACGATCTCAACAAGGGCACCGCGGTGCCGGGGCAACCGAGGTTTCGAGCGGTCGCCCTGACCGACAGCGTGCCCCTCATGACGGCGTGGGCTAACGATGTGGCGTACGACAGCATCTTCGTGGAACAGCTGGCCAATCTCTGTCGTCCAGGGGATCTCCTCGTCGTGATCAGCGGCAGCGGGAACTCGCCCAACATCGTGGCGGCGGCGCGGTGGGCCCGTGAGCATGGGGCGACGGTTGTCGGACTGACGGGTGGGACCGGTGGCCAACTACGTGGTCTGGTGGACCACTGTGTGCTCGCCCCGACCCACCGGATGGAGCAGATCGAGGATGTTCATCTGGTCGTCGCACATGCACTGTGCGTCGCCCTGCGCGCGCGGATCGCCGCCATGACACCGGTTGCGACCCTGGAACGGTGA